In Levilactobacillus brevis, the genomic window CCGTGACGCCGGCAATACAGTTGGCACTTACGCTTACCATCTTTCCCAATTAGGCGCTAATTACACGTTGGCCGGCGATTCGACGATTGGGTCGTTGACAATCCAAAAACAACCACTGAATATTGTTGTCGGCAGTCAAACGGTGGCCGCGGGTCAACCGGACCCAGCGGTGGACCTCCAAGTGACAGATCGTCTGGGTAATCCGGTCGCAAACCTAGGACTGGTGGTTACGCGTGAACCCGGGACGGTTGCGGGCACCTACGCCTACCTCTTGGACGACAGTCAGCTGAATGCCAACTACGAAGTCGGCAGCGCGACGGTGGGGGCGTTAACCATCACGGCCGTTCCGGAAACGTTAGCTGGTAGCGACTATACGATGACCGTGGGCGATGCGACGCCGACTGCGGCTGACTTCAAGGCGACTGCCACGGACAGTAACGGCCAACTCGTCGATAGTGGTCAGATTCAGCTCGACTTCGGGACGGCAGATCTCACACAACCCGGTAAATACCTGGTAACGTTACGCTATGGGGATGCACCGGCAGTGACGGTGACGCTGACCGTCGTGGCCAAGACCACGGGTGGTGGTAACGGCGATGGCGGTAATACTGGTGGGGGCACGGACCCTGTTGATCCAACCGATCCGACTGACCCAACCGATCCGACTGACCCAACTGATCCAGTTGACCCAACCGACCCTGTTGATCCGTCTCAACCAACGGACCCAGATTCTGGCAATCATCATGAAGTGATCAGTGATGGCGGTGTAGGGGCGAAGGTCAAGCCGGGGATTGATGTCACAGTTTCTGACGCGAGTCAACTCCCTCGGCAGTTGGTGACGCGTGGTGCGGGAGCCCGTATTCAAGCGGCAGGACAATCGCAGACGCCACGGGCAACCACTGTTCCAGTCACGGCCGACCACGGTCAATTGAATCGGCAGGATCAGGCAGCAGTAATTACGAAGACGACGAAAGAGAAAGCTGCCACAACTCTGCCGCAGACCAACGAGGCCGCGACATCCGGCTGGTCCATTCTGGGCCTGATTCTGGGCGGGTTAGGACTTTTGGGCTACCGGAAGCGGCGGCATAATTAATTGGATATAAAATGAACTGATTTAAAAAAGAGGCGCGGACGCTGGTCCAGGCCTCTTTTTGACGGTTGCGTCAGATTGTGCGCCGTTAGTTATGGCGCCATAATCAAACCACGTCGGTGTTAAAGATTCGCTAAAATCTGTTTAAAGTCCGCAACCAAAATCGGAAAAAATACATTGGTAAGAGTAGGGGGTAAAAAGGGAGGGCCGCTCAGTGTTGAGCGGCCCTCCTCAGAAGACGTGATTACATTAAAATTTTAGACAAGAAGTCCTGAGCCCGTGGTGTTTGGGGATTGTTGAAGAACTCATCGGGCGTATTGTTTTCTTGAATGTAGCCGTCGGCCATGAACCAGACGCGATCGGCTACAGACTTGGCGAAGCCCATTTCATGGGTAACAACGACCATCGTCATCCCTTGTTGCGCTAGGTCTTGCATAACATTGAGTACTTCGCCGACCATTTCGGGGTCCAGCGCAGAGGTCGGTTCGTCGAATAGCATCACCTTGGGATCCATGGCGAGTGCCCGAGCAATGGCCACCCGTTGTGCCTGACCACCGGAGAGGCTGGTAGGGAAGGCGTCGGCGTGATCGTCCAGGTTGACTTGTTGGAGTAGCTCGTGGGCGCGTTTCGTGGCGTCGGCATCACTGATTCCCTTGACCTTCATGGGAGCCAGCTTGATGTTTTCCAGAACGGTCATGTTCGGGAAGAGGTTGAAGTTCTGGAAGACCATCCCCATCTGTTCCCGCAACGTGTTAACTTTCTTGGTATCCAGCGTGGTTAAATTTTGACCGTCGAAGTCAACTTCGCCACTCGTTGGTGTTTCGAGGAGGTTTAGGCACCGCAAGAAGGTACTCTTCCCACCACCAGAAGGGCCGATGACCACGATCACTTGGCCCGGGTTAACCTGTTCTGAAATGTTCTTTAAGACTTGGTTGTCGCCAAAGTTCTTGGCGAGGTTTTTAACCTCAATAATGGGTTTAGTCATGTTGCATCTTCCTTTCGAAGTGGTTTAAGATCCGTGAGGCGGTGAAGGTCATGATGAAGTATAGGACCATGATGACCGCGATAGGGGCCACCCCTCTGTAAGTGTCGGACCGGACAATGTTGCTTTGGAAGATCAGTTCGGAGACTCCAATAATGGAGACGATGGAACTATCCTTAATTAATGTGATAAATTCGTTCCCCAATGACGGCCAGATGTTCTTCAAGGCTTGGGGGAGTACCACGTAGCGCATGGTGTAACCACTGGTCATCCCCAGGCTCCGTGCGGCCTCGGTCTGTCCCTTGTCGACGGAGTTAATCCCACCCCGGATATACTCGGCGATGTAAGCCCCGGAGTTCAGGGAGATGGCAATAATCCCGGAAGTTAATGCTGGCAGGTTGACGATTAAACCGAGTCCGAAGTAGACGAACATGACTTGGACCATCATAGGCGTGCCCCGGATGAATTCGACGTAAGCGGTCGCGACCCACCGTAAGGCCGTAGCGAAGACGCCACCTTGAGCCATCCGTGCCAGGGACAATAAGACCCCGAGGATGAAACCGAAGAAGACGGAGCAGACCGTAATGATTAAGGTGTATTCAATCCCCTTTAAGAAGGCCTTCCAGTAGTGGAGCATGCTGGTGTTGACCGTGTTGGTCTTTAAGTATTTCCCAGCAGCGGGCAGGTAGTTCTTGTTAACCAGGTTTTGCTTTCTGATCTGGTTGACGGACTTGTTGGCTGCGGCAACCAGAGAAGTGGACCCCTTGGCGAAGGCCACGGAGGCACTGGTGTCGGAAGCACTTAAGTCAAAGTGACTGG contains:
- a CDS encoding amino acid ABC transporter ATP-binding protein, with product MIEVKNLAKNFGDNQVLKNISEQVNPGQVIVVIGPSGGGKSTFLRCLNLLETPTSGEVDFDGQNLTTLDTKKVNTLREQMGMVFQNFNLFPNMTVLENIKLAPMKVKGISDADATKRAHELLQQVNLDDHADAFPTSLSGGQAQRVAIARALAMDPKVMLFDEPTSALDPEMVGEVLNVMQDLAQQGMTMVVVTHEMGFAKSVADRVWFMADGYIQENNTPDEFFNNPQTPRAQDFLSKILM
- a CDS encoding ABC transporter substrate-binding protein/permease, which gives rise to MKNKLIMAIALVMALVAGWTTTTTTAQAATDNSLAKVQKKGTLVMGTSPDYPPYEFQATVHGKSQVVGMDVAVGKKIAKDMGVKLVVKSMSFDSLLVALQTGKVDMVISGMNPTPARRKNVDFTHTYYQGGYSIVINKSDKGIYKDKDSFVGKTIGAQTGSTMYNESKKQTSGTTVKGMTSVSDLILGLQSHKLQGVAMEKPSAQAYVANNKELAMIPSHFDLSASDTSASVAFAKGSTSLVAAANKSVNQIRKQNLVNKNYLPAAGKYLKTNTVNTSMLHYWKAFLKGIEYTLIITVCSVFFGFILGVLLSLARMAQGGVFATALRWVATAYVEFIRGTPMMVQVMFVYFGLGLIVNLPALTSGIIAISLNSGAYIAEYIRGGINSVDKGQTEAARSLGMTSGYTMRYVVLPQALKNIWPSLGNEFITLIKDSSIVSIIGVSELIFQSNIVRSDTYRGVAPIAVIMVLYFIMTFTASRILNHFERKMQHD